The following nucleotide sequence is from Vicinamibacteria bacterium.
AAACAGCGCAATCCACAACAGCCCTCCGACGGTGTCCTTCAAGAGGATCTCTTCCGTACCCTGAAGCAGCAGCGCCTGATGGTTCCAACCGCTGTCGTCCAGCGTGTGCAATTGGTTTGCGAGACTGTCATGATCACCCTCGTAGAGTGCGATCATATCGTCGCGACTCCCGAAACTGCCGGGTTGCTGCCAGCTCAATCCGCTGTACATGCTTTTTCGGTTCTTGCAGAGTGCAATGCAGCTTTGTTGGGCCGACACTAGCAGGGCCACCAATTCCCTCGCTGAACGGGACCGTG
It contains:
- a CDS encoding DinB family protein; translation: MATRSLGRELTNREFFIQRWEQEYPAFVRVFKALPAGALDYRPHPRSRSARELVALLVSAQQSCIALCKNRKSMYSGLSWQQPGSFGSRDDMIALYEGDHDSLANQLHTLDDSGWNHQALLLQGTEEILLKDTVGGLLWIALFDTVHHRGQLSTYIRPMGGRVPSIYGPSGDDAGDPH